The genomic interval TCGAGGTTTTCACCTTTCGGCAATCTCACCACAAATTCTTTGATAAAAGTAGCGACGTTTTTATTCGACACCACTTCGCATTCCCATTTCTTAATACCAAAAATTTCGGGTGCCACGTGTATCTTCATGTCTTCGCGCACCTTTACCTGGCATCCCAGGCGCCAGTTACTCATTTGTTCTTTGCGCGTAAAATAACCCACTTCGGTAGGCAAAATGCTTCCGCCGCCTTCGAGCACCTGGCATTTGCACATGGCACAGGTGCCGCCGCCGCCGCATGCCGACGGTAGGTATATTTCATTGTTGGAAAGCGTAGTGAGCAGCGTGCTGCCCGGTTCCACTTCGAGCACTTTCTCGTCGTTGATAGTGATATTTACTTTGCCCTGCGGCATCAGCTTTTTGCGTGCATAAATCAGGATGCCCACCAGCAGAATGATGATGGTCAGGAAGATGGCGATGCTAATACCCATCACCCCACCAATTCCGGTTGCTAGTATCATATTCAAAAATATTTTAAACGTTGTCATTTTCTTATTAATAAAAGATATTTATCTGCTGTTACAGTTTGATACCCATAAAGCTCATGAAAGCGATACCCATTAGTCCGGTGATGATAAAGGTGATGCCCAATCCACGCAACGGTGCCGGAACATTGCTGTACCTTATCTTTTCGCGGATAGCCGCAATGCCTACAATAGCCAGAAACCAGCCTACACCCGAACCCAACCCGAAGGCAGTGGCTTCGGCAACGTTGGCATAGTCGCGCTCCTGCATGAAAAGTGAGCCACCCAAAATGGCGCAGTTTACGGCGATAAGCGGCAGGAAGATTCCCAGCGACGAATACAAGGCCGGCGAAAACTTCTCGATGATCATCTCTACCAATTGTACCATCGAAGCGATGACAGCGATAAAAATGATGAAACTCAAAAAGCTCAGATCTACATCGGCAAGCTGCGGACTAAGCCATGCCAGGGCGCCAGGCACCAGCAGGTACTTATTTAGGAGATAGTCAACCGGAACTGTGATGCCCAGTACAAATACCACGGCAATGCCTAGTCCCACGGAGGTCTTCACGGTTTTTGATACCGCCAGATAGGAGCACATCCCCAGGAAGTAGGCAAAAATCATGTTGTCGACAAAGACGGATCTTACAAATATGCTGATCAGATTTTCCATTATGATGATTTTTTGATCGTTATCTAAAAATATTAGCTATTAAAAAAGCATATGTTAATTTACTTCGACGAGTGATTTGTCGCGGCTACGCTGTACCCAAATAATAATGCCTATAACGATAAGCGCCCCCGGCGGTAATATCATCAAGCCATTGTCCTTGTATCCTAAGTTGTAAAGTGCCTCGGGTACGACCTGGTATCCCCAGATTGAACCGGAGCCAAGAAGTTCGCGGAAAAATGCCACAATGATCAGGATGATGCCATAGCCGGTAGCAGTGCCCACGCCATCGAGAAACGAAGGCCAGGGCTTGTTGCTCATGGCAAATGCTTCGAAGCGTCCCATGATGATACAGTTGGTGATAATAAGACCCACAAATACTGAGAGCTGTTTGCTGACGTCGTAAACGAAAGCTTTCAGCACCTGATCCACCAGGATTACCAGCGAAGCAATTACCACCAGTTGCACGATGATACGGATGCGCGGCGCGATGGTTTTTCGCAGCAGAGATATCATCACGTTGCCGATGGCAAGCACGGCGATTACCGAAATGGTCATTACAAAGGCCGGCTCGAGTTTTACGGTTACTGCCAGCGCCGAGCAGATGCCGAGCACCTGAATGGTGATGGGGTTTTCCTTGCCGAGTGGTGCAGTGAGCAGTCGCCGGTTTTTAGCTGAAAATAATGGTTCTTTATTACTCATTGTTGATGTTTTTCTTGATGTAAGGAATATAGTTATCCAGTCCGTTCAGGAGCATATCTCTTACGCCGTTGCTGGTAATGGTACCACCGGAAACGGCATCCACGGCATGAGGTGCATTAGGGTCGGCTCCGCCTTTTACCACATTTACCGAAACGA from Bacteroidales bacterium carries:
- the nqrE gene encoding NADH:ubiquinone reductase (Na(+)-transporting) subunit E, translated to MENLISIFVRSVFVDNMIFAYFLGMCSYLAVSKTVKTSVGLGIAVVFVLGITVPVDYLLNKYLLVPGALAWLSPQLADVDLSFLSFIIFIAVIASMVQLVEMIIEKFSPALYSSLGIFLPLIAVNCAILGGSLFMQERDYANVAEATAFGLGSGVGWFLAIVGIAAIREKIRYSNVPAPLRGLGITFIITGLMGIAFMSFMGIKL
- a CDS encoding NADH:ubiquinone reductase (Na(+)-transporting) subunit D → MSNKEPLFSAKNRRLLTAPLGKENPITIQVLGICSALAVTVKLEPAFVMTISVIAVLAIGNVMISLLRKTIAPRIRIIVQLVVIASLVILVDQVLKAFVYDVSKQLSVFVGLIITNCIIMGRFEAFAMSNKPWPSFLDGVGTATGYGIILIIVAFFRELLGSGSIWGYQVVPEALYNLGYKDNGLMILPPGALIVIGIIIWVQRSRDKSLVEVN